Proteins encoded by one window of Thunnus thynnus chromosome 3, fThuThy2.1, whole genome shotgun sequence:
- the c3h19orf53 gene encoding leydig cell tumor 10 kDa protein homolog, which translates to MAQGSHKFKAQRPGASKKHQQNKHKGPKKGGRIIAPKKAQVVEQQKLKKGLEVAIRNKIEQEVTQRASTSLHKPLSVVKGAESKGKAGAAQPGSSSK; encoded by the exons ATGGCTCAAGGTTCACACAAGTTTAAAGCTCAGCGGCCAGGAGCCTCCAAGAAacaccaacaaaacaaacacaaaggacCGAAGAAAGGAG GGAGGATCATTGCACCGAAGAAGGCTCAGGTGGTCGAGCAACAGAAGCTGAAGAAG GGTCTAGAGGTTGCCATCAGGAACAAGATTGAGCAGGAGGTGACCCAGAGGGCCAGTACATCTCTCCACAAGCCTCTGAGTGTGGTCAAAGGGGCTGAGAGTAAAGGCAAAGCAGGAGCAGCCCAGCCAGGAAGCAGCTCCAAATAA